The nucleotide sequence GCTCGCTCACCGGCCGGTCGAAGTAACGCTGCCATCCCTGCGCGGCGGAGGCGCTCGCCACCAGCTTCGATACGTTGCGCATGCGCGCATAGTCGATGAGCGTCGCGGCGGCGTCCGCGCCGTCCAGCGTGACGGTTTCCGCGCCGAGTTCGGAGGCGAGCTTGAGCGCGTCGAGCGTGCGGCGGCGTTGATCGTCGGAGAGACGTTGAAGCTTCGGCGTCTCGACATAGACCGCAAGCCAGTCGGCCTTCAGCGCCGCCGCCAGCCGCGCCGCCGCGCGTACCAGCGCCGCGCTCTCCGGACCTGGCCCGACGCACGCGATGAGACGCTCGCGCGCCCGCCAGATGCGCTCGATCGACTGATCGGCGCGATATTCGCGCATCTGCGCATCGACACGGTCGGCGGTGCGGCGCAGCGCCAGTTCGCGCAGCGCGATGAGATTGCCCTTGCGGAAGAAATTGCGCACCGCGTTCTCGGCCTGTGTCGGCAGATACACCTTGCCGTCGCGCAGACGGTCGAGCAGTTCCTCGGGCGGAAGATCGACGAGCGTGACTTCATCGGCGAGATCGAAGACGCGGTCCGGCACCGTCTCCCACACGCGAATGCCCGTGATGCGCCCGACGATATCGTTGAGACTTTCCAGATGCTGCACGTTGACGGTCGTGTACACGTCGATGCCCGCGTCGAGCAGTTCCTGCACGTCCTGCCAGCGCTTCAAGTGACGCGAGCCCTGCACGTTCGAATGCGCGAGTTCATCGACGAGCACGAGCTGCGGCTTGCGCGCGAGCGCCGCATCCAGATCGAACTCCGCGAGCAGCCGCCCGCGATAGTCGATGCGCGCCGCCGGCAGCGTGTCCAGACCGTCGAGCAGCGCGAGTGTCTCCTTGCGGCCATGCGTTTCGACCACGCCGACGACCACATCCACGCCTTCTTCCTGCCGACGGCGCGCGGCCTGCAACATCGCGAACGTCTTGCCGACACCCGCCGACGCGCCGAAAAACACCTTCAGCCGGCCGCGCTGAAGCTTCTCCTCTTCGCGCTGAAGTTTGTCGAGCAGTTCGTCGGGGTTGGGGCGGGTCATCGTTGTTGCTCGTGGTAGTCCATGCTTCTATATTTAGCCCTTGGCCGCATCCAGCGCGAGGTTGAGCCTCAGCACATTGACGCGCGGTTCGCCGAGCACGCCGAACTGGCGTCCCATGGTCGCCTGCCCGACGAGCGCCTGCACCTGCTCAACCGTCATGCCGCGCGCCTTCGCGACGCGCGCGACCTGATACGCGGCCGCCGCCGGGCTGATCTCGGGATCGAGCCCGCTGCCCGATGATGTCACGAGATCGACGGGAATCGCCATCTGATTGGCCGGGTCGGCTGCATGCAGCGCGTCGATGCGCCCCTTCACTTCATCCGCAAGCGCGGGGTTCGTCGGCCCGAGATTCGAGCCGCTGGAACTGCCCGCGTTGTACGGATTCGGCGTCGTGGCCGAGAGACGGCCCCAGAAATACTGGGGCGCGTCGAACTGCTGGCCGATGATGTCCGAGCCGATCACCTTCCCGTTGCGTTCGGTCAAACTGCCATTGGCCTGATGATGAAACGCCGCCTGACCGATGGCGGTCACGACCGCGGGATAGATCAGGCCGGTCACCACCGTCAGCGCGACGAACAGCACGAGTGCCGGGCGAAGAACGTTTTTCATGATGTCATTTTTCCTTTGATTCGATCTCTCTGCAAACGGCGGATCAACTCCAGCCGAGCGCGGTGATGACCATATCGATGAGCTTGATGAACGGGAACGGCAACAGGAGGCCGCCCAGGCCGTAGATCAGCAGATTACGTCGCAGCAGCGACGCGGCGCCCAGCGCGCGATACTTCACGCCCTTCAACGCGAGCGGAATCAGAAACACGATGATCAGCGCGTTGAAAATCACCGCCGACAAAATGGCCGACGACGGCGACGCGAGATGCATCACGTCCAGCACGCGAAGCTGCGGATAGGTCGTCGCGAACGCAGCCGGGATGATCGCGAAATACTTGGCGACGTCGTTGGCGATGGAAAACGTCGTCAGCGAGCCGCGCGTCATCAGCATCTGCTTGCCGATCTCGACAATCTCGATCAGCTTGGTCGGATTCGAATCCAGATCGACCATGTTGCCCGCTTCCTTCGCGGCCTGCGTGCCGGTGTTCATCGCCACGGCGACGTCGGCCTGCGCGAGCGCGGGTGCGTCGTTGGTGCCGTCGCCGGTCATCGCGACCAGACGCCCTTCCGACTGATGCGAGCGGATCGTCGCGAGCTTCGCCTCGGGTGTCGCTTCGGCGAGGAAATCGTCGACGCCCGCTTCCGCCGCAATCGCCGCCGCGGTCAGGCGGTTGTCGCCGGTGACCATCACCGTTTTGATGCCCATCTTGCGCAACTCGGCGAAGCGTTCCTTGATGCCGCCCTTCACGATGTCCTTCAACTCGATCACGCCCAGCGCGCGCGTCGTCCCATGGCTTGTTTCCGCGACGACGAGCGGCGTGCTGCCCCGGCGCGCGACGTCATCGACTGCGGTCTGCACTTCCTGCGGAAAGCGACCGCCGCGTTCTTCGATATAGCGCTTCAGTGCATCCGCCGAGCCCTTGCGAATTTCGCGCCCCGGCAGATCCACGCCGCTCATGCGCGTCTGCGCGCTGAACGCGAGGAAGGTCGCGTGCAGCGAGGCCATGTCGCGCTCTCGGATATTGAAGCGCTGCTTGGCCAGCACGACGATGCTGCGGCCTTCCGGCGTTTCATCGGCGAGCGAGGCGAGTTGCGCGGCGTCGGCGAGATCGCGCTCCTGCACGCCGGGCGCCGCGGTGAATGCCGACGCCTGACGATTGCCGAGCGTGATGGTGCCGGTCTTGTCGAGCAAGAGAACGTCGACGTCGCCGGCTGCTTCGACCGCGCGGCCCGATGTCGCGATCACGTTCGCCTGCATCATGCGGCTCATGCCCGCCACACCGATGGCGGACAGAAGCCCGCCGATAGTCGTCGGAATCAGGCACACGAGCAGCGCGACGAGCGCGGTGATCGTCACGACGTGGCCCTGCTTCGCCGCTTCGACGGAGAACATCGAGAACGGCAGCAGCGTGGCGGTCGCGAACAGCAGCACGAGCGTGAGCGCGACGAGCAGGATCGTGAGCGCGATCTCGTTGGGCGTCTTCTGACGCTTCGCGCCTTCGACCATCGCGATCATGCGGTCGAGAAACGCCTCGCCCGGATTGACCGAGACGCGCACCACGATCCAGTCCGAGAGCACGCGCGTGCCGCCCGTCACCGACGAAAAATCGCCGCCCGACTCGCGGATCACCGGCGCGGATTCGCCCGTGATCGCCGATTCGTCGACGGATGCCACGCCTTCGATCACTTCGCCGTCGGCGGGAATCACGTCGCCTGTTTCGACCAGCACGACGTCGCCCTTCACGAGATCGGTCGATGTCGTGATGCGGATCGGCGACTTCGGATGCGGCTCGTTGAGCTTCTTCGCCATCACGTTGTGCTTGGCTTGGCGCAACGACGCGGCCTGCGCCTTCGAGCGCCCTTCGGCGAGCGCTTCCGCGAAGTTCGCGAAGAGCACGGTGAACCACAGCCACAGCGCGATTGCGAGGATGAAGCCCGCAGGCGCTTCCGCTTGACCGGCGAGCGCCGCGATCCACAGCACCGTCGTCAAAATACTGCCGACGTATACGCAGAACATGACGGGATTGCGCAACTGCGTGCGCGGCGCGAGCTTCCTGAACGAATCGACGATTGCGGGTTTGAGCAGCGTCGGATCGAACATCGAACGCGCCGCCGTGCGCGCCTGCCCCAGATTCTCGGGACGGTGCATCGGTGTTTGATTGGGTTGATTCATGCTGTCCTCGAAAATCAATGACCCGTGACCATCGTGATGTGCTCGACGATCGGGCCCAGCGCAAGCGCCGGGATATACGTGAGCGCGCCGACCAGAACCAGCGTGCCGAGCAGGAGCACCACGAAGAGCGGGCCGTGCGTGGGCAAGGTCCCGGCGGTCACGGCAAGACGCTTCTTGGCCGCGAGCGATCCCGCGATGGCGAGGATCGGAATGAGCGAGCCGAAGCGCCCGAACCACATCGCGAT is from Caballeronia insecticola and encodes:
- the kdpB gene encoding potassium-transporting ATPase subunit KdpB; this encodes MFDPTLLKPAIVDSFRKLAPRTQLRNPVMFCVYVGSILTTVLWIAALAGQAEAPAGFILAIALWLWFTVLFANFAEALAEGRSKAQAASLRQAKHNVMAKKLNEPHPKSPIRITTSTDLVKGDVVLVETGDVIPADGEVIEGVASVDESAITGESAPVIRESGGDFSSVTGGTRVLSDWIVVRVSVNPGEAFLDRMIAMVEGAKRQKTPNEIALTILLVALTLVLLFATATLLPFSMFSVEAAKQGHVVTITALVALLVCLIPTTIGGLLSAIGVAGMSRMMQANVIATSGRAVEAAGDVDVLLLDKTGTITLGNRQASAFTAAPGVQERDLADAAQLASLADETPEGRSIVVLAKQRFNIRERDMASLHATFLAFSAQTRMSGVDLPGREIRKGSADALKRYIEERGGRFPQEVQTAVDDVARRGSTPLVVAETSHGTTRALGVIELKDIVKGGIKERFAELRKMGIKTVMVTGDNRLTAAAIAAEAGVDDFLAEATPEAKLATIRSHQSEGRLVAMTGDGTNDAPALAQADVAVAMNTGTQAAKEAGNMVDLDSNPTKLIEIVEIGKQMLMTRGSLTTFSIANDVAKYFAIIPAAFATTYPQLRVLDVMHLASPSSAILSAVIFNALIIVFLIPLALKGVKYRALGAASLLRRNLLIYGLGGLLLPFPFIKLIDMVITALGWS
- the kdpC gene encoding potassium-transporting ATPase subunit KdpC — its product is MKNVLRPALVLFVALTVVTGLIYPAVVTAIGQAAFHHQANGSLTERNGKVIGSDIIGQQFDAPQYFWGRLSATTPNPYNAGSSSGSNLGPTNPALADEVKGRIDALHAADPANQMAIPVDLVTSSGSGLDPEISPAAAAYQVARVAKARGMTVEQVQALVGQATMGRQFGVLGEPRVNVLRLNLALDAAKG